The DNA sequence GCAATCAGCCGACGCGCGAATACATCCAGAGCCAGACCGACCGCGCGCGCTTCGATGACACCACCAAGTGCATCCTGTGCGCTTGCTGCACCACCAGCTGCCCGGTGTTCTGGAGCGACGGAAGCTACTTCGGTCCCGCCGCGATCGTGAACGCGCACCGGTTCATCTTCGACAGCCGCGACGAGGCTGCCGCCGAACGTCTGGACATCCTCAATGACGTCGACGGAGTGTGGCGCTGCCGCACCACGTTCAACTGCACGGACGCCTGCCCGCGCGGTATCGAGGTCACCAAGGCGATCCAGGAGGTCAAGCGCGCACTGATGTTCGCGCGCTAGCCGATCGACCTGTCCGCACGGCGCCTGTCACACATCTGCGGGCTGTCTCGTCATATGGGTATGACTGAGACACCACGCACAACAACACGTATCGAGCCCGTTGCCCCGCGGCACGCTTCACTGCTCACCCGCATCATGTACCGGGTTGCCAGACGGCGATATGGCCAAGTGCCCGAGCCGTTTACGGTGATCGCCCACCATCGCAAGCTGATGGTCGCGGCCGCGATGCACGAGCAGATGCTGAGCAGCGCGTCGCAGGTATTGCCGGTGAACGTCCGTGAGCTCGCAGTGTTCTGGACCGCCCGCACGGTGGGCTGCTCCTGGTGCGTCGACTTCGGCTCCATGCTGCAGCGGCTCGACGGCTTGGACGTCGAGCGCCTCAAGGCCGTAGAGGGATATGCGAGTTCTCCTCTATTCACCGACGACGAGCGTGCCGCCATCGCCTATGCCGACGCGATGACCGGCAATCCGCACGACATCACCGACCAACAGGTCGAGGACCTGCGGCGGCGGTTCGGCGACGCCGGAGTGATCGAGCTGACCTATCAGATCGGCGTCGAGAATATGCGTGCCCGCACCTACGCGGCGCTCGGAATCACCGAGCAGGGCTTCAATTCCGGTGATGCCTGCCGGGTTCCGTGGGCGAGTCCCCAAGACTCCCTGGACGCCTAGCCGGTCCGCAGCGGCGTGCCGGTGAACTTGTCGGGATTGCTGACATCCCAGACTGCCAGCACCTTGCCGTCCCGCACCGTGTAGCCACTGACACGGGGCAGCACCGGCCTGAAGTCCGGGTCGGTGTCTGTCTCGGTCAGATACATGCCGAACTGTCCATTCACCAACGCCGGATTGATGGCCTGCATCATCTGCGGGCCGTAACGGTCCAGCAACCCAAGCAGGAAACGGGCCACCTTGTCGGGGCCATGGATGACCCGGACCGCAGTCGGCGCCTTGCCGTTGGAATCTCCCGTCATCGTCACGTCCGGATGCAGCAGTCGGACAACGGCTTCCACGCTGCCCGACATGAGCGCCTCAAGCAACTTGCCAACCACCTCGTTGTGCTCGGCATCGGACACCGGTTCCGGGGCTGCCGTCACCGCCCGGCGCGCACGCGTGGCGAGTTGACGCGCGGCCGCATCGCTCATGCCGAGAATCTCGGCAATCTGCTTGAACGGCAACGAGAAGCCGTCGTGCAAGACAAACGCGACGCGCTGATCGGGCGCCAGGCGGTCCAGCACCACCATGGCCGCAAAGCGCGCGTCCTCACTGGCCACCAGTGCGGTCAGCGGATCATTGCCGTCCAGGCCTGTGACCACCGGCTCCGGAAGCCACTCCCCCACATAGGTTTCCCTGCGATAGACGGCAGATCGCAACCGGTCCAGCCCGAGCCGGGAGACCACGGTGGTCAGCCACGCCGGCAGGTCTTCGATCTCGACGGCCGTGGCGTGCAGACGCAGCCAAGCGTCCTGGACGATGTCCTCGGCGTCGGCAACGCTACCGGTGAGCCGATAAGCCACCGCCTGCAATCGCGGGCGCAGCGCCTCGAATTCGTCGGTGCGATCACGTACCGGAACTGCCACCGCTTCAGCCTAGGCCTGCAATAGGGTGAGCCCATGGCCAAGCCGTCAATCGATCCCGTTCGCTGGCAGCCGCCCGGAGTACGGGCGCTATCCCTGAATCCACAGCCCCTGCCCTCCCTGACGGTGGTGCCGGTCCCTGGTCACGGCCCCGAGGACGTCGTGGCCGACGCCGCGGGAAACATCTGGGCGGGTGTGGTGGATGGAAAGATTCTCCGTATCTCTCCCGATGGTGCCGAGATCACGCATATCGCGACCACCGAGCACCCGCCCCTGGGCCTGCATATCGCACGCGATGGACGCGTGTTGATCTGCAGTCGCGACAAGCTGCTGGCACTCGATCCGGCGTCCGGAGATATCGAGCCACTTGTCTCCAAGGTCGACGGACCGCCGCTGATCTTCTGCTCGAATGTCACCGAAGCATCCGATGGGACAATCTATTTCAGCGAATCGACGGCGCGTTTTCCGTTTGAGCAGTTCATGGCGGCCATCCTGGAGGGTCGCCCCACCGGGCGGGTATTTCGCCGCGATCCTGACGGCACCGTGACGACCATCGCCACGGGACTGGCCTTCACCAACGGGGTCACGCTCACCGCCGACGAGTCCGCCTTGATCGTCGCCGAGACCGTCGGCCGCCGGGTGAGCAGGTACTCACTGACCGGTGCGGACGCCGGCGCCCTGACGCCCATCCTCGAAGAGATCCCGGGCATGCCCGACAACATCAGCACCGGCGCGGACGGTCGCATCTGGGTCACCCTGGCCAGCCCGCGCAACGCACTCGCCGAATGGCTACTCCCGCGCGCTCCCGCAATGCGGAAGGTCCTGTGGCAGCTGCCCGACGCACTGCTTCCGGGCACGGACACCGATCCGTGGGTTATCGCGGTGAACCCGGACACCGGCGATGTGGTGGCCAACATCAGCGGCAAGTCGCGGGATCTGCGCACCATCACCGGTGTCGTCGAATCCGGCGGTCGACTCTGGTTGGGCTGCATCGGATCGTCCGCTGTCGGTCACCTCAACCTGGCCGATATCGCACCGCCCACCTAGTCGGCCCGATAAGTCACATCCGACACAGGCGTAACATCCCCCAGTTCAGGGTGGTGTTCACTTACTGTGGCAAGGCGATGACCACCTGGATTCCTGCGCCCGATCGCCGCCCGTCGCTGCGGACCGCCGCGACGCGCCTCGCCGCGGCCACCGCCGCCGGACTGATCGTCGCCACCTTTCCCTTGAGCACGCCGCTCGCCGCCGCCGAACCCGGATTTACCCCGCCGGATACCAGCGGGTGCCCCTACAAGGTCGTCACGCCTCCGGCAGTCGACACCTCCGAGGTACCCAGGGCCGGTGGAGATCCGCCCGCACCGCTCCCGGTGCCCGCCAAGCCGATCGGCGGCGAGATGCTCGGGCGCTGCGATGTGATCACCCCGGACGGGGCAGGGCCCATCCCCAACGATGTTTCCGCGGAATCCTGGCTTATCGCCGACCTGAACACCGGAAATGTGGTGGCCGCCAAGGACCCCCACGCCCGGCACCGGCCCGCCAGTGTGATCAAGGTGCTGGTCGCGATGGATGCCATCAACAACCTGAACCTCAACCAGGCGGTCGTGGGAACCCAGGACGACGCGAACAGCGAGGGCACCAGGGTCGGCGTCGACGTCGGCGGCACCTACACCGTCCGGCAACTGCTCACCGGCCTGCTCATGAACTCGGGCAACGACGCCGCACACGCGCTGTCCGTCCAGCTCGGCGGAATGAATGAGACCGTCACCAAGCTCAACGACATGGCGCAGAAACTCGGCGCACGCGATACCCGGGTGGCCACCCCCTCAGGTCTGGACGGTCCCGGTATGAGTACCTCGGCCTACGACCTGGGCTTGTTCTACAAGTACGCGTTCGCCGACCCCACCTTCGCCGATCTGGTGTCGGCGCCGAAGGCGACGTTCCCGGGCCACCCCGCCAAACCCGGTGAACACGA is a window from the Mycobacteroides salmoniphilum genome containing:
- a CDS encoding SMP-30/gluconolactonase/LRE family protein, translated to MAKPSIDPVRWQPPGVRALSLNPQPLPSLTVVPVPGHGPEDVVADAAGNIWAGVVDGKILRISPDGAEITHIATTEHPPLGLHIARDGRVLICSRDKLLALDPASGDIEPLVSKVDGPPLIFCSNVTEASDGTIYFSESTARFPFEQFMAAILEGRPTGRVFRRDPDGTVTTIATGLAFTNGVTLTADESALIVAETVGRRVSRYSLTGADAGALTPILEEIPGMPDNISTGADGRIWVTLASPRNALAEWLLPRAPAMRKVLWQLPDALLPGTDTDPWVIAVNPDTGDVVANISGKSRDLRTITGVVESGGRLWLGCIGSSAVGHLNLADIAPPT
- a CDS encoding sigma-70 family RNA polymerase sigma factor; protein product: MAVPVRDRTDEFEALRPRLQAVAYRLTGSVADAEDIVQDAWLRLHATAVEIEDLPAWLTTVVSRLGLDRLRSAVYRRETYVGEWLPEPVVTGLDGNDPLTALVASEDARFAAMVVLDRLAPDQRVAFVLHDGFSLPFKQIAEILGMSDAAARQLATRARRAVTAAPEPVSDAEHNEVVGKLLEALMSGSVEAVVRLLHPDVTMTGDSNGKAPTAVRVIHGPDKVARFLLGLLDRYGPQMMQAINPALVNGQFGMYLTETDTDPDFRPVLPRVSGYTVRDGKVLAVWDVSNPDKFTGTPLRTG
- a CDS encoding D-alanyl-D-alanine carboxypeptidase family protein, yielding MTTWIPAPDRRPSLRTAATRLAAATAAGLIVATFPLSTPLAAAEPGFTPPDTSGCPYKVVTPPAVDTSEVPRAGGDPPAPLPVPAKPIGGEMLGRCDVITPDGAGPIPNDVSAESWLIADLNTGNVVAAKDPHARHRPASVIKVLVAMDAINNLNLNQAVVGTQDDANSEGTRVGVDVGGTYTVRQLLTGLLMNSGNDAAHALSVQLGGMNETVTKLNDMAQKLGARDTRVATPSGLDGPGMSTSAYDLGLFYKYAFADPTFADLVSAPKATFPGHPAKPGEHDDHPPYEMTNDNRLLYNYPGALGGKTGYTDDAQQTFVGAAERDGRRLVVTMLRGTRLPIAPWEQAAHLLDYGFSTPPDASIGKLVDPDPSLLTKPHADNAATPQAAGLSADAVNSVPVRVGVTIIGAMIVFGLILAARSLNRRQA
- a CDS encoding carboxymuconolactone decarboxylase family protein, whose product is MTETPRTTTRIEPVAPRHASLLTRIMYRVARRRYGQVPEPFTVIAHHRKLMVAAAMHEQMLSSASQVLPVNVRELAVFWTARTVGCSWCVDFGSMLQRLDGLDVERLKAVEGYASSPLFTDDERAAIAYADAMTGNPHDITDQQVEDLRRRFGDAGVIELTYQIGVENMRARTYAALGITEQGFNSGDACRVPWASPQDSLDA